A genomic window from Candidatus Methylacidiphilum fumarolicum includes:
- a CDS encoding glycosyltransferase family 4 protein: MMNPLRIAIVTMEYGYEGGAERFVWQVTERISRLPFIEVNLFAARWKETNPRIICHKVPILKIGRCSTRLSFCWNAHQMVQNGKYDLVHCHDLVANCDVITFGVPHLFWVKEIQKKNMLSPYNHLIRWLEKKTLYSKTLSWILPNSQRAKTAFAQYYPDLLSKVQVVSPGVEFDRFCQDRDRAELREKILNRFGWHPQHLLGLFVGNNWKLKGLPQICLGIAEAKKKGLIINLLVVGRGDHEAMGSFLRAKGIANQVGFIGLVSEEIENFYKAADFLILLSQFESFGMVVLEAMASALPVILSADIGAWDVAIEGVNALKIVNAEDPQEIAMAYSKLSDPLVRKTMGHNARETAKKYDWSKVAEATLRIYSLVLKEKKLVQQSDRIIRNVGLSMD; encoded by the coding sequence ATGATGAACCCCTTGCGAATAGCAATCGTTACAATGGAATATGGATATGAGGGAGGAGCCGAGCGATTTGTATGGCAGGTCACAGAACGAATCAGCCGTCTTCCTTTTATTGAAGTGAATCTTTTTGCTGCTCGATGGAAAGAAACTAATCCCAGGATTATTTGTCATAAAGTGCCTATTTTGAAAATCGGTCGATGCTCTACTCGGTTGTCTTTCTGTTGGAATGCACATCAAATGGTTCAGAATGGAAAATACGACCTTGTTCATTGCCATGATTTGGTTGCTAACTGTGATGTCATTACTTTTGGAGTGCCACATTTGTTCTGGGTAAAAGAAATTCAGAAAAAAAATATGCTTTCTCCCTATAACCATTTGATTCGATGGCTTGAAAAAAAAACACTCTATTCTAAGACCCTTTCTTGGATTTTACCTAATTCTCAGCGTGCCAAAACTGCTTTCGCTCAGTATTATCCGGATCTTCTCTCAAAGGTGCAAGTCGTAAGCCCCGGGGTGGAGTTCGATCGGTTTTGTCAGGATAGGGATAGAGCTGAACTGAGAGAGAAAATATTGAATAGATTTGGATGGCACCCGCAGCATCTTCTTGGGCTATTTGTTGGAAATAACTGGAAACTGAAAGGATTGCCTCAAATCTGTCTTGGTATAGCTGAAGCAAAAAAAAAAGGGCTGATAATCAATCTTTTAGTCGTTGGGAGAGGGGATCACGAAGCGATGGGCTCTTTTTTGAGGGCAAAAGGAATTGCCAATCAGGTAGGGTTCATAGGCTTGGTTTCTGAGGAAATCGAAAATTTTTATAAAGCTGCTGATTTTCTTATTCTTCTTTCTCAATTTGAGAGTTTTGGGATGGTGGTCTTAGAAGCTATGGCCTCGGCTCTGCCAGTTATTTTATCAGCTGATATTGGAGCATGGGATGTTGCAATAGAAGGGGTCAATGCTCTGAAGATTGTCAATGCAGAAGATCCACAAGAAATAGCGATGGCTTATAGCAAACTTTCTGATCCGTTGGTAAGAAAAACAATGGGGCATAATGCTCGCGAAACAGCAAAAAAGTACGATTGGAGCAAAGTTGCAGAGGCAACACTACGTATTTATTCTTTAGTTTTAAAAGAAAAAAAGCTTGTTCAGCAATCTGATCGGATCATCAGGAACGTTGGATTGAGCATGGACTAA
- a CDS encoding HAD family hydrolase encodes MRTPFLFCTDFDGTLLSVGEERKIATEFYELLHKKKKQDTFVWVINTGRSWESLFEELNRLQIPFLPDWVVLYEKEIFKVQGLQIFPHEEWNLKCRNSHKILFDSIGFFFEELANYLILHTKATIHSSSWSPIEVEASSNQEADQISLYIDQKLQNMPFLTYHRNFVYFRFAHKDFHKGSALKQIQRLLGISPKNSMACGDHFNDLPMLEIQLASHLACPANAVKEVKEKVIKQGGYVAKKEASLGITEALLKIEEKFDFSPCSIQRS; translated from the coding sequence GTGAGAACTCCATTTCTTTTTTGTACTGATTTCGATGGCACACTCCTTTCTGTTGGAGAGGAAAGAAAAATTGCCACAGAGTTTTATGAATTGCTCCATAAGAAAAAAAAGCAGGATACTTTTGTATGGGTAATCAATACAGGAAGAAGCTGGGAAAGTCTTTTTGAAGAATTGAACAGGCTCCAAATCCCCTTTTTACCAGATTGGGTTGTTCTTTACGAAAAAGAAATATTTAAAGTCCAAGGCCTTCAGATTTTTCCTCACGAAGAGTGGAATCTCAAATGCAGAAACTCACATAAAATTTTATTTGATTCCATAGGGTTTTTCTTTGAAGAACTTGCCAACTACTTAATTCTTCATACAAAGGCCACAATTCATAGTTCATCGTGGTCGCCTATTGAAGTTGAAGCTTCCAGTAACCAGGAGGCTGATCAGATCTCTTTGTATATAGATCAAAAACTGCAAAATATGCCTTTTTTAACTTACCACCGCAATTTTGTTTATTTTCGTTTTGCCCACAAAGACTTTCATAAGGGATCGGCTTTGAAGCAGATCCAGCGGCTTCTGGGAATAAGTCCTAAAAATTCCATGGCTTGCGGTGACCATTTCAATGATTTACCCATGCTTGAAATACAATTGGCCTCACATTTGGCCTGTCCTGCAAATGCTGTGAAGGAAGTAAAAGAAAAGGTTATCAAGCAAGGTGGTTATGTAGCCAAAAAAGAAGCTTCTTTAGGAATTACCGAAGCCTTATTGAAGATAGAAGAAAAATTTGATTTTAGTCCATGCTCAATCCAACGTTCCTGA